From a region of the Desulfuromonas sp. KJ2020 genome:
- a CDS encoding DUF3373 domain-containing protein, protein MRKLMAILLAALLVAPATALAATSIEELQKKIEELTDEVDYLSGRVDKTEKHTALDRIEFSGDLRAKADTLHYSDVAWSPGMMVDMTGVPGMPPVVVPVSMLTGNPVIPGMMPAVAPEKGDLDNDILYTTRLRLNMKAKVYDNVNFSGRLSMYKNWGDSTGVKVFDSWDSFTMDGTHSGNTTSDSLFVERAYFDWSHIGGSNFYLSIGRRPSTYGPPTQYRENELRGGTPSGHLVNFNFDGVTIGYNLSELTGIEGQTIRFCYGQGFESQYGNGELFTRNDFNTEDTHLGGINFDILNDGTNFLQLTAFAALDVVDGFKGTFAFPSQFVDLFTTNIAADTAMFPNMNFVVRYQPTTVVGDMFLGGLGYAREEMNDVKYFASLGWTRLDPNGKAGMFGGMASDAVFSATTGEIVGVTNTDAKDGYGVYAGVQVPAPLGKFGLEYNFGSKYWTPFTQAQDDVAGSKLATRGHAGEAYYIFDINPNMFIKVGGIYYDYEYTGSGSPVGAPQKVDSVLDGTAFSMLPVVDKAWDGYASLTVKF, encoded by the coding sequence ATGCGTAAACTGATGGCCATTCTGCTGGCCGCCCTGCTCGTAGCGCCTGCCACCGCTCTGGCAGCTACCAGCATCGAGGAACTGCAGAAGAAGATCGAAGAACTGACCGACGAAGTCGACTACCTCTCCGGCCGCGTCGACAAGACCGAGAAGCACACCGCTCTTGACCGCATCGAGTTTTCCGGCGACCTGCGTGCCAAGGCTGACACCCTGCATTACAGCGATGTGGCCTGGAGCCCTGGTATGATGGTCGATATGACCGGAGTTCCTGGCATGCCGCCGGTGGTAGTCCCTGTATCTATGCTCACCGGTAACCCTGTTATCCCAGGTATGATGCCGGCTGTAGCGCCGGAAAAAGGGGATCTCGATAACGACATCCTCTACACTACCCGGCTGCGCCTCAATATGAAGGCCAAGGTGTATGATAATGTTAATTTCTCCGGCCGTCTTAGCATGTATAAGAACTGGGGCGATTCCACGGGCGTCAAGGTGTTTGACTCCTGGGATTCTTTCACTATGGATGGCACACATAGTGGCAATACCACTAGTGACAGCCTGTTTGTTGAGCGCGCCTATTTCGACTGGAGCCACATCGGTGGTTCGAACTTCTACCTCTCCATCGGTCGTCGTCCTTCGACTTATGGTCCTCCCACCCAGTATCGTGAAAACGAGTTGCGTGGCGGTACCCCTTCCGGGCACCTGGTGAACTTTAACTTTGATGGCGTCACCATCGGTTATAACCTGAGCGAGCTGACCGGCATCGAAGGCCAGACCATCCGTTTCTGTTATGGTCAGGGTTTTGAGTCCCAGTATGGTAATGGCGAGCTTTTCACCCGCAATGATTTCAATACCGAAGATACCCACCTGGGTGGTATCAATTTCGATATTCTGAACGACGGCACTAACTTCCTGCAGTTGACCGCTTTTGCCGCGCTTGATGTCGTGGATGGTTTCAAAGGGACATTCGCTTTCCCTTCTCAATTTGTCGATCTTTTCACTACAAATATCGCTGCTGACACCGCCATGTTCCCTAATATGAACTTTGTCGTGCGTTATCAGCCTACCACCGTAGTGGGTGACATGTTCCTTGGCGGTCTGGGCTATGCCCGCGAAGAAATGAATGACGTCAAGTACTTCGCCTCTTTGGGTTGGACTCGTCTGGATCCCAATGGCAAGGCTGGAATGTTCGGTGGTATGGCCTCCGACGCTGTATTTAGTGCTACGACTGGGGAAATTGTCGGTGTGACCAATACGGATGCCAAAGACGGCTACGGTGTCTATGCCGGCGTGCAGGTTCCTGCTCCCCTTGGCAAGTTCGGCTTGGAGTACAACTTCGGTTCCAAATACTGGACCCCCTTCACTCAGGCCCAGGATGACGTCGCCGGCAGCAAGCTCGCCACTCGCGGCCATGCCGGTGAGGCTTACTACATCTTCGATATCAACCCCAACATGTTCATCAAGGTTGGCGGTATCTACTATGACTACGAGTACACTGGCAGCGGCTCTCCCGTCGGCGCTCCCCAGAAGGTCGACAGCGTCCTCGACGGCACGGCTTTCTCCATGCTTCCCGTTGTGGACAAGGCCTGGGACGGCTATGCCTCTCTGACCGTCAAGTTCTAA
- the recR gene encoding recombination mediator RecR, with amino-acid sequence MLNSTPSFTRLVAELAKLPGIGQKTAIRLAFHILRQSGPESEALADAIRELKQNIRFCSRCFGVTEQDPCPVCTDDGRDDSLLCVVEQPQDLLAIERSRSFRGRYHVLHGALSPLDGVGPEDLKVEALLARLKEGGVKEVLLATNFSVEGETTALFLARQISPLGIRVTRLAHGIPMGSDLEYIDEATVNRAVEGRRDL; translated from the coding sequence ATGCTAAACTCCACCCCGTCTTTCACCCGGCTAGTCGCTGAATTGGCCAAATTGCCAGGGATCGGTCAGAAAACCGCTATCCGCCTGGCTTTTCATATTCTACGCCAGTCCGGCCCTGAGTCCGAGGCTCTCGCGGACGCCATTCGGGAACTGAAACAGAACATCCGTTTCTGCTCCCGCTGTTTTGGCGTGACCGAGCAGGACCCTTGCCCCGTCTGCACTGACGACGGGCGTGATGACTCCCTGCTCTGTGTGGTTGAGCAGCCCCAGGATCTGTTGGCGATCGAACGCAGCCGATCCTTTCGGGGGCGTTATCATGTTCTGCATGGGGCGCTCTCGCCCCTTGACGGGGTTGGGCCGGAAGATCTGAAAGTTGAAGCCCTCCTGGCCCGCCTGAAGGAAGGGGGGGTGAAGGAGGTTTTGCTCGCCACCAATTTTTCGGTAGAAGGCGAAACGACCGCGCTCTTTCTGGCCCGACAGATTTCTCCTCTGGGCATCAGGGTGACCCGGTTGGCTCACGGCATCCCCATGGGGAGCGACCTTGAATATATCGATGAGGCGACAGTGAACCGGGCCGTTGAAGGCCGTCGCGACCTTTAG
- the tatA gene encoding twin-arginine translocase TatA/TatE family subunit, with protein MFGLGTQELLIILVLVLIIFGAGKLPQVGGALGKGLRNFKQGIKEGNGEQEEEKKKISDDKKED; from the coding sequence ATGTTCGGTCTTGGAACCCAGGAACTGCTCATCATTCTTGTGTTGGTGCTCATTATTTTTGGTGCCGGCAAGCTGCCGCAGGTCGGCGGTGCTTTGGGAAAAGGCCTGCGCAATTTCAAGCAGGGGATCAAAGAGGGGAATGGGGAGCAGGAAGAAGAGAAGAAAAAAATATCCGACGACAAGAAGGAAGACTGA
- a CDS encoding cytochrome c, with protein sequence MKKVMKAAAALALVGFMATSAFAVTGGNPKKGKYLYKKNCKSCHTEGAEGGNLTPLSKTMAQWDRFFERDKHAAKPEAFEGISEKDLLDIQQFLYDHAADGPQPQTCG encoded by the coding sequence ATGAAAAAGGTGATGAAAGCAGCGGCTGCTTTGGCTCTGGTCGGCTTCATGGCTACCTCGGCCTTTGCGGTAACCGGCGGCAATCCCAAAAAAGGCAAGTATCTGTACAAGAAAAACTGCAAATCCTGCCATACTGAAGGCGCTGAGGGCGGCAACCTGACCCCTCTGAGCAAGACCATGGCCCAGTGGGACCGTTTCTTCGAGCGTGACAAGCATGCTGCCAAGCCCGAAGCATTCGAGGGCATCAGCGAAAAGGATCTGCTCGACATCCAGCAGTTCCTCTATGACCACGCTGCTGACGGCCCCCAGCCCCAGACCTGCGGTTAA
- a CDS encoding GSU3473 family protein gives MMIRVIYQDGRQDVVNSRELDDLIASGKIRQFLRQSGWVMPGFDPIRRITQTAHREEARRSP, from the coding sequence ATGATGATTCGCGTCATCTACCAGGATGGTCGACAGGATGTCGTCAACAGCCGAGAACTGGACGACCTGATCGCCAGCGGAAAAATCCGTCAATTTCTGCGTCAATCCGGCTGGGTGATGCCCGGCTTCGACCCCATCCGTCGCATCACCCAGACCGCCCACCGCGAGGAAGCTCGGCGCTCACCCTGA
- a CDS encoding YbaB/EbfC family nucleoid-associated protein: MSKGLGNIMKQAQLMQQKMARMQEELAQCEVEASAGGGMVTAVVNGKQQLITLKIDQGVVDPEDVEMLQDLVVAAVNEAIKKSQDMMQQEMSKITGGMNIPGLF; encoded by the coding sequence ATGTCAAAAGGTCTTGGAAATATCATGAAGCAGGCTCAACTGATGCAGCAGAAGATGGCGCGCATGCAGGAGGAGTTGGCACAGTGCGAGGTCGAGGCGTCGGCCGGCGGCGGTATGGTCACTGCCGTGGTCAATGGCAAGCAGCAGCTGATCACCCTTAAAATTGATCAGGGCGTGGTTGATCCCGAGGACGTCGAGATGCTTCAGGATCTTGTGGTCGCCGCCGTCAATGAGGCGATCAAGAAGAGTCAGGACATGATGCAGCAGGAAATGTCCAAGATTACCGGCGGGATGAATATTCCCGGCCTGTTCTGA
- the dnaX gene encoding DNA polymerase III subunit gamma/tau codes for MSYLVLARKWRPQSFSDLVGQEHVSRTLANAIQSGRVHHAFLFTGARGVGKTSAARILAKSLNCAEGPTETPCNQCPSCLEITGGQGVDVLEIDGASNTGVDDIRTLRENIRYLPSRSRYKIFIIDEVHMLSINAFNALLKTLEEPPEHAKFIFATTEPHKIPITILSRCQRFDFRKISQPKVTERLREIVDAEGIQISDKALGLVARQGEGSMRDSLSALDQIVAFCGMEVSDQDALGILGMVDRRLLMDTVSGVLGRDGRRVLEVVRQVDNLGHSFRQFCQELVEILRSLVLIKVVEEPGELLQVSSSELQELRGLADDCDLEELQRILSILIRTEAELATAAYPKLILEMALVRLAHMPQIKSVAVLVRKIEDLERLLASGRSEPPSRPAPVRPEPPAPVSEDSPKKPEAPAPQAPAAGGWQGLVEHVRARRPLIATLLENGSLLRLELPVLEIGYVAASFMFEQVRDPETLEVITTLASEYFGQPVTIKLSPVPGEKAVPPSLVQERQAQESDRKNRLRNDALAHPMVKAAVEIFEGKVSEVKPIDKGFV; via the coding sequence ATGTCTTACCTGGTACTGGCTCGCAAATGGCGACCCCAGAGCTTTTCCGACCTGGTTGGGCAGGAGCATGTCAGTCGCACCCTGGCCAACGCCATACAATCCGGCCGCGTTCATCACGCCTTTCTTTTCACGGGCGCTCGCGGGGTAGGTAAAACATCGGCGGCCCGCATTCTGGCCAAATCCCTGAATTGCGCCGAAGGGCCGACCGAAACCCCCTGTAACCAATGCCCTTCCTGCCTCGAGATCACCGGCGGGCAGGGTGTCGATGTGCTGGAGATCGACGGCGCCTCCAATACGGGGGTCGACGACATTCGTACCCTGCGCGAAAATATCCGCTACCTGCCTTCTCGCTCCCGCTACAAGATTTTCATCATCGATGAAGTCCACATGCTCTCCATCAATGCCTTCAACGCCCTGTTGAAGACCCTTGAAGAACCGCCCGAGCATGCCAAGTTTATCTTTGCTACGACCGAACCCCATAAAATACCGATTACCATCCTCTCCCGGTGCCAGCGCTTTGATTTCCGTAAAATCTCTCAGCCGAAAGTGACAGAGCGCTTGCGCGAGATTGTCGATGCCGAGGGTATCCAGATTTCCGACAAGGCCCTCGGGCTGGTGGCGCGTCAGGGTGAAGGCAGTATGCGCGATTCGCTGTCGGCCCTTGATCAGATTGTCGCCTTTTGCGGGATGGAGGTGTCAGACCAGGATGCTCTCGGTATCCTCGGCATGGTCGATCGCCGTCTTCTCATGGATACGGTGTCGGGTGTGCTGGGCCGTGATGGCCGCCGGGTTCTCGAAGTGGTCCGGCAGGTCGATAATCTGGGACATTCTTTTCGCCAATTCTGTCAGGAACTGGTGGAGATCCTCCGGTCTCTGGTGCTTATCAAGGTAGTGGAGGAACCTGGTGAACTATTGCAGGTGTCTTCCAGCGAATTACAGGAACTTCGGGGTCTGGCTGACGATTGCGACCTGGAAGAGTTGCAGCGCATTCTGTCGATCCTTATTCGCACCGAAGCGGAGCTGGCTACGGCGGCTTATCCCAAGCTGATTCTCGAGATGGCCCTGGTCCGTCTTGCGCATATGCCCCAAATCAAGAGTGTGGCCGTCTTGGTGCGCAAAATCGAAGACCTGGAGCGCCTGCTTGCCTCCGGACGGTCGGAACCTCCGTCCCGACCCGCGCCTGTGAGGCCCGAACCTCCCGCTCCGGTTTCGGAGGATTCGCCAAAAAAGCCTGAAGCCCCGGCTCCCCAGGCACCAGCGGCGGGGGGGTGGCAGGGGCTGGTCGAGCATGTGCGTGCACGTCGTCCCCTGATCGCGACCCTGCTTGAAAACGGCAGCCTGCTGCGCCTGGAACTTCCCGTTCTGGAGATCGGCTATGTGGCCGCTTCTTTTATGTTTGAGCAGGTTCGTGACCCGGAAACACTCGAAGTGATCACAACTCTTGCCAGTGAATATTTTGGCCAGCCTGTCACCATAAAACTATCCCCCGTTCCTGGCGAGAAAGCGGTGCCGCCCTCTTTGGTCCAGGAACGTCAGGCCCAGGAATCCGACCGGAAAAACCGTCTGCGCAATGACGCCTTAGCGCACCCCATGGTCAAGGCGGCTGTTGAAATATTCGAAGGCAAAGTCAGTGAAGTCAAACCCATCGACAAGGGCTTTGTCTAG